A window of uncultured Methanoregula sp. genomic DNA:
CGAGAAAAAACTCGGGTACGTTGAGAAGGTGGACGGGGACTGGTGGCTTGGGTCCGGGATTTATGTCGGACCCTTCGATTCCCCGGCAACTGCTCCGGCGATTGGCTACGTGAGCGGGGAAAATGCGAAGAATCTTACAATCGCTGTAAATAAAACAATATAACCTGTTTTTTCTGTCTGGCAATGCCAGCGGCCTGGTAGATGCAGAATTTTTTTATGGTATCTGTCCCGGCTGTGCATTCTATGACCAGCAGCGCCATTCCAGCCCGTACTCGACCGGTATCCTCGCGCTGTCTGACGATCACGGCAACAGGATTCTGTAAAACTCCGGTACGGAACCGGAACAACGGGCTGCCGGATTTTTCATTTTTTGCTCTTGTAGAAATCCTTCCCACAACATGATCAGTGGAATTATGAGAGTGCCCCCCTCTCTGCCCCAGAGGGGGAGGCGACCCAAGGGGACAAGCCCCCTTGACTCCCAGTTTCAATCATTTTTTTCGACGGTCCAATAAGGCCATGCTCCACGGGGCGAGGGTTGATAGACCCCGAGCGCCCGTGGCTCCATCACTATCTGATATCATCCCTCCCAGGTACTCTACAGAGCACTTTTTTAAAACGTGTACCGGAAGTCTTCCGGTAGATCACAACCATGAGACCTGCAGCACGGTGTCAGAGATCGCGGGCTGTCCTGAAAGGAGATTCTGTCTCCTCTTTCTGCTGGTGATGTTCGAGGAGCCGGCGGATCTCATCATAGGCTTTCTGTTTGTCCTTGATACCGGTAAAAAGTATCCGCACTTCGTCGATATCGTCCTTGATATATATTGCCTCATCATAAGCGATCAGAAGGATCTTCCCGTCGGGGCCGAACGTATGTTCTTCCCGCTCCCCGGTCATGTACCGCTCCCGCTGCTCTTTTGTCGGCGCCGAATATTTGCTCTCGTACCGGAAAACACCCATGGCTATTTCCTGTAATCACATATTTCCCGGGGTGCATTAAAGATGCCTGCCGGATATCCTGTATATTCTGATCCTTCCCCTTAAGCCAACCCGGCGGGACCTCCCTTGAGAAAAGAAAGATTATTCATATAACCTCGTGGCTATTCTTGCATAGGAGCAGAACATGAAATCGCCGTGCGGGACATTTCACGATGCTGTTATCGACTTTTTGCCGGATGCCACGTTCGTGATCGACCTGGAAGGCCGGGTGACAGCCTGGAACCATGCAATGGAAGAGGTGACAGGCGTACCGGCCGAGTCGATGCTGGGGAAAGGCAGGTACGAGTATGCGGTACCGTTCTATGGCGAGGAGAAGCCGATGCTTGCGAACCTGATCTTCATGCCGGAGGTGGAGATAGAGAAACGGTATGACTCTATTGAAAAGATCGGGGACACGCTCGTTGTGGATATTTACATTGAGAACTTCCGTCCGGGGGGAGTCTATTTCTGGGCCAAGGCGAGCCCGATTTATGATCCGCAGGGAAATATCATCGGGGCTATCGAGACGATCCGGGATATCACGGACCGGAAACGGGCCGAGCAGGCGATGGTCCGGCTCAACCGGCAGATGTCCGAGATCATCGATTTTCTCCCGGATGCCACGTTCGTGATCGACCTGGAAGGCCGGGTGACAGCCTGGAACCATGCAATGGAAGAGGTGACGGGCGTACCCGCCGCATCGATGCTGGGGAAAGGCAGGTACGAGTATGCAGTCCCGTTCTATGGCGAGCAGAAGCCGATGCTTGCGAACCTGATCTTCATGCCGGAGGTGGAGATAGAGAAACGGTATGACTCTATTGAAAAGATTGGGGACACGCTTGTTGTGGATATTTACATCGAGAACTTCCGCCAGGGTGGAGTCTACTTCTGGGCCAAGGCAAGCCCGATTTATGATCCGCAGGGAAATATCATCGGGGCTATCGAGACGATCCGGGATATCACGGACCGGAAACGGGCCGAGCAGGCGATGGTCCGGCTCAACCGGCAGATGTCCGAGATCATCGATTTTCTCCCGGATGCCACGTTCGTGATCGACCTGGAAGGCCGGGTGACAGCCTGGAACCATGCAATGGAAGAGGTGACAGGCGTACCGGCCGAATCGATGCTGGGGAAAGGCAGGTACGAGTATGCGGTACCGTTCTATGGCGAGCAGAAACCGATGCTTGCGAACCTGATCTTCATGCCGGAAGCCGAGATCGAGAAGCGGTATGACACCATTGAGAAGATCGGTGATACGCTTGTTGTTGATATTTACATCGAGAACTTCCGTCCGGGGGGAGTCTATTTCTGGGCAAAGGCGAGCCCGATTTACGATCCCCAGGGAAACATCTCCGGTGCGATCCAGACGATCCGGGATATCACGGACCGGAAACGGGCCGAACAGGAAATTGTCAGTTCCCGGAGAAGCCTTTTTGATATCATCAACTTTTTACCGGATGCCACCCTTGCCATAAACCTCGATGGCGTGGCAATCACGTGGAACCGGGCCATGGAGGACCTGACCGGCATATCGAAGGATGCCATGATTGGAAAAGGCGATCTTGAGTACTCCCTGCCGTTTTACAAGGAGCGCCGACCCATGCTCGCGGATCTCATTCTCCGGCCGGAAGCTGAGGTTGAGAGCCTCTACACCCATGTAAAACGGGAGGGAGATACGCTGGTCGTGGACACGTTCATCTCCCACCTGGGCAAATCCGGCAGGTATTTCTGGGCCAAGGCAAGTCCGCTGTATGACCCGCAGGGAAAGATTACCGGGGCCATCGAGACCATCCGGGATATCACGGACCGCCGCGAGATGGAGGGACGTCTTGCCCGGTCGAATGCCGAACTCCAGATCGCAGCCGAGATCCAGCAGAGTTTCATGCCCGACGTCATTCCCCAGATTACCGGGTTCGATATCGCTGCCCGGAGCGTGATGGCAAAAGAAGTAGGGGGCGATTTCTTTGACGTGATACCGTTTGAGATAATCTCCCTTGGAAAAGGGACGCTCGGCCTGCTCGTTGCCGATGTATCCGGAAAAGGTGTCCCGGCTGCGCTTTTCATGGCATTGTCCCGGATCGTGGTCCGGGTCAATGTGCTCTGGCACCGGGATCCGGCACAGGCAATCTATGCCTCCAACAATATCATATCCCAGGATTCCAAGGCGGGCATGTTCGTGACCCTCTTTTACGGGATGATCTCGGAAAAGGACAGCACCCTGACCTATGTGAATGCCGGTCACAACCCCCCGATGGTTTACCGGGCCAGGGATGGATCCATCGAGGAGCTCATGCCAACCGGAATTGTGCTCGGGGCAGTCGAGAACCGGGACTACTCCTCGCGGGTCATCGGTATAGAATCCAATGATATCATCGTCATGTACACGGACGGCGTTACCGAATCCATCAACCAGGATGAAGAGTTGTTCG
This region includes:
- a CDS encoding PAS domain S-box protein; translation: MKSPCGTFHDAVIDFLPDATFVIDLEGRVTAWNHAMEEVTGVPAESMLGKGRYEYAVPFYGEEKPMLANLIFMPEVEIEKRYDSIEKIGDTLVVDIYIENFRPGGVYFWAKASPIYDPQGNIIGAIETIRDITDRKRAEQAMVRLNRQMSEIIDFLPDATFVIDLEGRVTAWNHAMEEVTGVPAASMLGKGRYEYAVPFYGEQKPMLANLIFMPEVEIEKRYDSIEKIGDTLVVDIYIENFRQGGVYFWAKASPIYDPQGNIIGAIETIRDITDRKRAEQAMVRLNRQMSEIIDFLPDATFVIDLEGRVTAWNHAMEEVTGVPAESMLGKGRYEYAVPFYGEQKPMLANLIFMPEAEIEKRYDTIEKIGDTLVVDIYIENFRPGGVYFWAKASPIYDPQGNISGAIQTIRDITDRKRAEQEIVSSRRSLFDIINFLPDATLAINLDGVAITWNRAMEDLTGISKDAMIGKGDLEYSLPFYKERRPMLADLILRPEAEVESLYTHVKREGDTLVVDTFISHLGKSGRYFWAKASPLYDPQGKITGAIETIRDITDRREMEGRLARSNAELQIAAEIQQSFMPDVIPQITGFDIAARSVMAKEVGGDFFDVIPFEIISLGKGTLGLLVADVSGKGVPAALFMALSRIVVRVNVLWHRDPAQAIYASNNIISQDSKAGMFVTLFYGMISEKDSTLTYVNAGHNPPMVYRARDGSIEELMPTGIVLGAVENRDYSSRVIGIESNDIIVMYTDGVTESINQDEELFGEDRLRSIIVSNARLPAVEILVKILDGVREFTGDMPQFDDITLMVIKKA